In Cicer arietinum cultivar CDC Frontier isolate Library 1 chromosome 1, Cicar.CDCFrontier_v2.0, whole genome shotgun sequence, one DNA window encodes the following:
- the LOC101514306 gene encoding aspartic proteinase CDR1-like — translation MVYPQTLVHPCFAIIFMLFIQFHLFTNIEAQNGGFSVKLIRKNSSHVSYNPNTAESPVSAYKSEYQMELSIGTPPTKIYAEVDTGSDLIWFQCAPCPNCYQQINPLFDPQSSSTYTNIPCGSDSCSKLGSTTCSPDQLNCIYTYSYADDSTTQGSLAQETFTLNSNTGAPVSFPGITFGCGHNDNGLFNEREMGLIGLGRGTVSLISQIGSSIGGNFFSQCLVPFNTDPSVTSTMSFGTGSEVTGDGVVSTSMFTIDEFPTQYFSILLGISVEDVNIPFNNDPSIEITSGNMMIDSGTPVTYLPEEFYNKVLSEVKNKISMQPAPGSMYLDLCYGTPNLEGPTITAHFQGGDVVLTPTQTFIPLEDGLFCFGFAATNTVYGVYGNYAQSNYLIGFDLDKQLISFKPTDCTKF, via the coding sequence ATGGTTTATCCTCAAACACTTGTTCATCCATGCTTTGCTATCATATTTATGTTGTTCATACAATTCCATCTTTTTACAAACATTGAAGCTCAGAATGGTGGTTTCTCCGTGAAACTGATTAGAAAAAACTCTTCCCATGTTTCATACAATCCAAACACTGCTGAATCCCCTGTTAGTGCTTATAAAAGTGAGTATCAAATGGAACTCTCTATTGGAACTCCACCAACAAAAATCTATGCTGAAGTAGACACAGGTAGTGACCTTATATGGTTCCAATGTGCTCCTTGTCCTAATTGCTACCAACAAATCAACCCATTGTTTGATCCTCAAAGCTCCTCAACTTACACCAACATCCCCTGTGGATCTGACTCATGTAGTAAACTCGGTTCGACCACGTGTTCTCCCGATCAACTGAATTGCATCTACACCTATTCCTATGCCGATGATTCCACAACACAAGGCTCATTGGCGCAGGAAACatttacattaaattcaaaCACAGGGGCACCTGTGTCTTTTCCAGGCATTACTTTTGGTTGTGGACACAACGACAATGGTTTATTCAATGAACGTGAAATGGGTTTAATAGGTCTTGGAAGAGGAACAGTTTCACTTATTTCTCAAATAGGTTCTTCAATTGGAGGAAACTTTTTTTCTCAATGTTTAGTTCCATTCAACACTGATCCAAGTGTTACAAGCACAATGAGTTTTGGTACAGGGAGTGAAGTAACAGGGGATGGTGTGGTTTCTACATCTATGTTTACTATAGATGAGTTCCCAACACAATATTTTTCTATCTTACTAGGCATTAGTGTGGAAGATGTTAATATTCCCTTTAATAATGATCCTTCAATTGAAATTACAAGTGGTAACATGATGATAGATTCAGGTACACCAGTAACTTATTTACCAGAAGAATTTTATAACAAAGTGTTATCAGAAGTGAAAAACAAGATTTCAATGCAACCTGCTCCGGGTTCTATGTATTTAGACCTTTGCTATGGAACTCCGAATCTTGAAGGACCAACAATTACGGCACATTTTCAAGGAGGAGATGTAGTTTTAACGCCAACTCAAACCTTCATTCCACTAGAAGATGGTCTTTTCTGCTTTGGATTCGCCGCCACTAATACTGTGTATGGTGTTTATGGCAACTATGCGCAATCAAATTACTTGATTGGCTTTgatttggataaacaacttatcTCCTTCAAGCCAACGGATTGCACCAAGTTTTAG